Below is a window of Bombus pyrosoma isolate SC7728 linkage group LG14, ASM1482585v1, whole genome shotgun sequence DNA.
CCGCAGCCGCTCCAGAACCGCTCAACGATAGTACAATATTATTCTACGCTGACGATAAATGCAATTCAGATAATAATCATGTAGGTATTAGAGATTGCTTTCCGTTTGTGTTACTGCATTACTAATGAACTCGTATTATGTTGTTTTTATACAGATGGTTTAATTATGATATTCAGATTTGCTTGAAACAggaattttgttataaaatagaaaaaagaagataccttaaaattaattactctaACTGCACGATCGATCGTCATATCAACCCGAATTCTGTTGTGAAGTCTCAATGAAATTGTACCATGCGGTGTAGCTACAATAGCAGCATCGGTATCATGTTCTCTCCAGTTTTCTGCGTAGAGACACGTCTCTTCATAATACGGTGCAATGGTTTTAGAATTTCGTGGTTGTCGCCAAAGTGCTGTTGAATTAGAAAATGCCGTTGTACCGGCTAATCCACCCCATTGCTCCGACGGTGGTGCTTCAAAGTACTTGGGAAATTCACTGTATCGctaaagaagaaagatgaattattttaaagagtGAAGATTACCTTTAATAATTAGTTACCacgttaattattatgtaaagtACCTGGAAATTAGTTTCATCTGTCTGTGCGTGATAACTATGCGCCGTATAGACAGATCTAGGTCGCATCGGTGCCGCCGAGGTAGTTTGATTTTGAATTGTTGGTATGGGACATGGTTGTTGATTCACCACTTGTGCTCCAGCTTGGACATTACACTTTTGGATCTCCTTTCGATATTCGCCGCAAGGAGTTGACATAGCTTTTGCCTTTAATTAAcgtgatataataaaaatcatctaaatattaattaataaaaaatgaaagaaagatagaCGTTCTTCAACTCCACTAACgatttctataaatgttatattgagaaacaaatctttctatcgtattataatatatcgttcgtattatatatatcgaaaGAAGTTAACGGGAATGAATTCGatcaacaaataatttaagaattgaagattgaaaaataatagatcaaagagtttaaaaaaaagaccTTGGAATTGGCTGTAGCGTTTTTTGGCTTCTTGCGACGGGATTTCCGGGGTTTCGACACCGCCGTTTGACTACCCTCGTTTATGCGATCCACGGCTGAAGCGGTTTTCGTATCTACAGGTCCAGGTCCTTTTAGTGAAATCACGTCTTCGACGTTTCTGATGATTCTTAACTTCACGAAGACGCTTGCATACGTAACTTTGATTTTAAAGGTTTCTACTTAGCGATTAAGAATTTTCGGATCGCGCTGAGGGAAATCAATCCTCGTAGATGCCTATAAAAACTTGTTCAGAGGATAACGCGGTTGGAAGATATTTCGGTAAAACGAATGAATATCCTGGTTGATTATGTCGTTGCCTtgacaataaaaaatgacaaGAGACTGATGTAGTAGACAAATTCCGCTAAAATGAGAGTAGGCAAGGTTTCTCGGATTCAAATACAATGATTTCTTTAACATTTGTTATATCCTCGCATTAatgtatttttcgttttcctacaatgttgatataataatactacaatgaacaaaatttcaaaagtataatttttcgaTCGGTACTCCTGTATTTTCGACCAGTCGCGGGGAGAcacgatcgcgaggaagcgcgccaacgggagtaGTAAATTCCCGGTACGATTATAAGAATCGACACCACGAACAGATCGatccccttatttcttgtgggataatgggggtaattaatttgtaataaca
It encodes the following:
- the LOC122574986 gene encoding uncharacterized protein LOC122574986, whose translation is MNCIEALEKQFSGAVDLILLNNKLKKTFKIKVTYASVFVKLRIIRNVEDVISLKGPGPVDTKTASAVDRINEGSQTAVSKPRKSRRKKPKNATANSKAKAMSTPCGEYRKEIQKCNVQAGAQVVNQQPCPIPTIQNQTTSAAPMRPRSVYTAHSYHAQTDETNFQRYSEFPKYFEAPPSEQWGGLAGTTAFSNSTALWRQPRNSKTIAPYYEETCLYAENWREHDTDAAIVATPHGTISLRLHNRIRVDMTIDRAVRVINFKNNIVLSLSGSGAAAALLHPNGRIYQYGSRVEILAHDAHGNNKYAKMWYKGVSFTSEQCALVYLVDTAGTRTTTDSFSDMGQDFSLSVFYSRSRHGAACLQEAAAALSAAQYWLTNEGVENWIINNVRVSQTPDGLVRIARNSNKYQLRTSPSNGTASLTTPFLHCTASLGQTSHLFVRRGERRMHYDGTSFIVRNAGHSAGFDDNNQLKVY